In Micropterus dolomieu isolate WLL.071019.BEF.003 ecotype Adirondacks linkage group LG01, ASM2129224v1, whole genome shotgun sequence, the sequence tacttaagtactgcagttgtacattgaAATACCTACCTTTCAGTTAGGAAgtcttcttgaggtggtataaaacatttctcctgaaattctgatttgagttgtggacaactatgaccacatgaaaaGATTTTAGATTACCATAACAATTAGCCTACTCGAGAGAAAtcttacacacagttacacttAATGCTGGTAAACTAACAAGTGTCCCACAGACCAACCACAGGAGTATCTTTGACCTACCAAGGTTCTCCAAACACCAGGTATATGTTGAACAATTAACCAACCCTATTACTCATAATACAAGGTTTAAGTTGGGAAATAGGAGGAATaggctaaatatttttttgattgGTTACTTTGTAACCCTAAATTTTAGGAATTACATGTGTTAACCCAAGACTGAATGCATTAATTACTGAACACctcaataaaattaaaatacaaaaagagggcagtttttaaaaaaacatttattgtttagGCTGCATGAAATGTGTTGCTTATTGATTATCTTCCCTTTTTTTACAGAACAACTGAATCAATGTGTTCCTGTAAGCGCTGTTCAGAAAGAAATACATCACAGGATCCAGCACGCCACTAACACAGGTCAGCGCAGATGTGATCCGATTGGCTCTTCCCACTGACTCACAGCTTGCTGCAGTAATGTGGGTGCGAATGTGGCTTTCAATGTAGATTACCCTGCTCACGTGGTAGGGCACAAATGCCAACAGGAAATTCATCAAGATGAGGATGATCATTTTTATAGCTTTGTCTTTCACTGGTCTTTCCTCCTGTTGCCTGACTGTCCTTACTTTCAACAGAATCAGTATGTAGGAAACCATTATGGTGATGAGGGGAATAATGAATGCCACAACAGTGGAAACCAAAGCAGTGGGCGATGTCTTTTCTAAGTACAAATTGTTGCAGATGCCAGTTGAGTTGTTGCTCACATTCTTTTTAGAGAAAAGTATGGGACTCATAGACACAATAACTATCACCCAAAGTATGCTAACAACTACCTTGGCATACATTACCTTCCTAACTGACTGTGATCTTATAGGTAGAACCACAGCCAGAAATCTGTCCAGGCTGATGAAACTCATTATGTACAGGCTGCAGTACATATTTAGGTAAAAGAGGAAGCCTGCTAGTTGACAGATAACGTGTCCAAAAGGCCAGTGGTTGTCAGACAGGTGGTAAACAATACGCAGAGGTAAAATGAGAATGTATGACATGTCTGCTACAGACAGGTGCCTCAGGAAAACCTTAGATGGAGATGTGCTCTTCTGGTGACAGAAAGCCCACAGTGCCAAGGCATTCCCAGGAACAGCAATGATGAAAATCAGGATATAAAATGTAGAAAAGATTATGTTCTCTTGGTGGGAGTCACTGCCAAAGAAGCCCTGTTTCTCCTCCTCAGAGATGTTCATTGTTGCTGTGGGGAGGATGAGCCTGGTGTAGACACAAATAACCTGTTATGATGATGAAAGCCTACAACCCGATGCTTTTTTTAAGTGATTCACCAAGTCATATAACACAGTGCATGTGATATAAAGATGACTTACTTGATGTGATAAACCAATCAACCCACATGCAACATCATGTGAATGAGGGTTATTAGAAACAGGAAGTGTCCTTGCAAGGCTTCACTGTTGCAGATACCAGACTGACATCTGTTAACACCAGAAAAAGATTCACTACTGATAAgggggaaaaatattttttgtttaccaGATAGTaagcttaaaaataaaagatttcaGTCATATAACACAAATCACATGACTGCAAATCACATTAACGATGTAAACAACGTGTGAGATATTTGTATGaataaaataaggaaaaatGGGTTTTATGGCAAACAATATCTGGTAGTTTTAGTTCACCTTAACTTATTAATGTGATGAACTGCAAAACCCACTACCCAGTACTTATGGTATCACCAAGCCATACCAGTGTAATTAAATGTTGTGACAGTTCCCCTGGTAAAATGGCTAGCTTTAAAATTTGATTTCAAACAAGAAGAAACAAGATTTTCTAAAGATTACTTTAACTGATTTGTGGCAGTTAAAttcatgttttatatatattcacTTACAAACTAGTGCTACATGCTAAAGCAATGTTTGCAGTTCTAATTCTTCTAAGTTCTAATTGTTGTACTTTACCATCCAATCATGTAATCCAATGCAAAATTGTGAGAGTAAATTTAGggaatatataatataatcagtAATATTGTTAATAGTCATATTCTTACCTGTAATCGTAGAGATACAGATTGCAGAATTCTACTATAGCTTTACTATCAGCTGAAAGTCAGAATTCAGGCAAGGTGAAGTGGAAGTGAGAAAAGCTCTGTTGTGTGGTGACTCACATTTTTATATCAGCACCACtcatttccccccccccccacacacacacacacacacactcacacttatACAGAGAGGAAGCCAGAACCACAAGTTAAAATATTGAAGCTCAATGCATTACAAGCATGCAAGTCTTTATTTTTACTACTCCAACACAGTTTGTCTTTACCACATTGCTCCTTTACAGTATGATTTAAagctttacaaaaacaagagaaaaccagatatttacaaaaatctATCTGTGCAAACATAATTCTTCTTTTACACCACTCTCCTAAAGTATTTGAAAGGCAtgcatacaaataaactttggtatgttaaaaaaaactacttattTTCTTAGTAGAAGCTTCTATATACATGTGGTAGAACTGATTCATAACTTTGTTTTTAGTACAGTTTACAATTAGACAACAATACATGTTAACTTAACAAACCAAGACCAGCGGTACAAACACTGGAGGTCAATACTTCAGCCAACACATGTAAATTCCCCTAAATCTTGTAACTGGGTTAGGCCTGAAGTGAGTCATTGTACAATAACTTTGGCAAATATGCAGACTAAAATCAAaacttgttttaattttgatacCAGTTTCACATATCTCTAAAAGAAATTGGCAGTTTATATGGgtgaaaaatgagaaaatactCTTAGAAAACAGAAGTTAATGagttcaactttaaaatgtctgtatACATTGTGTATACATTCATAAAAGGCATTTACAAGAGCTGTGTTCAATGTCTGGCAACCTAAGAAATATAGAAGATTAAATATACTATGGTTATTCAATTTCTggtttgaaaaataaaagacatttttaacatgGTATGTTGTGATTGTACATCAACTCTATAATTCCCTATTCATAGCTAGAGCAAGAAAAATAGATTTTCAACATCACAAGAGCCTTCCACTTCAACTACAAAGTGGTAAAActcaatatttttttgttccattacaaaatattttgtcaGAACATCTGCTACACCAAAGAATCAGAATCcaagtaaatatttttcaaaactgGAAAATGCAACTTAAAGGAGATAGAAGCATTGGTGTGAGAATGCCAGtgtcaaataaaacatgaattgGGGAGTGCTTCACTTAATACTTCCAAAAACTTTTGGAAACATCAAAAAaccaacaaaccaaaacaatatataatgAAACATGACCAGGTCTACCTGCAGTGCATTAAAGCCAGGGGGGCGATAATGGAGCTAGGTAGTGTCCTTAGCTGCTGTGGCTGTTGGGATGCAGGATTTGCCGCTGCTGCCGTTGTGGGACCTGTAGCTGTTGAAGCTGGGGGTGTGTATGGTGCGGATGCTCTTTCCACCTGGGCCCAAAGGTGTGGGCgacagaggggagggggaggaggaggaggaggatgaggaggaggaggagaatgaagaggaggagtgCACTCGACCATTCTGTGAGGGAAACGAGAGAGTTTTACCTGTGTGCTGTGAGGGTGTGGGGAGTTTGAGGGATCCATTAGACAGAGAGGGAATGTGGGAGGAGGGAAGGGAACCGGAACGAGGAGTGTGAGAGGACAGGATGGAGGACTTTGTCaacgaagaggaggaggaagaggcagaggaagGGTTAATGGGATTAGTTGCATCTGAGTTTTGTGCAGACTGGCAGCTGCCTTTAGTAGAGCTAGGATAAAAAGCAGGGATTTTAGAGATGGGTATAGCAGGGGAAGTAGTTTTATGATCCCCTCCCACTCTTTTAGCACTTCCGTTAGCCTGCAAACAGAGATGCCAAAACAGATACTGGTTGTCAAAAAAGATATCTGGTCAAATTATACATATAGAGGCAAGgcgatgttaaaaaaaactacaagttatccacaaagaaacacactaTGACAACACAAATATTACCAAGACACAACTAAAAGACATCAAAAACAACATGTACAGAAGTTTTGTTTTCACTAGGTTACATAAAAGGTGAGACACACTGAACTGAGAGACATGTTACCAAGACACAGTTAGATCGTGCGAAGAATTTACAGCCTGTGTTAGAGGGATTGTTTGGCCTTGTTAAGGGGCTGTAAGGGAAATTTATAAAGCAGAGATGCATAGGAAGGCTGGAATTAGATAGGGTTAGGCGTTTGAAGAGTGAGAGCAGACTGGGGAAATGTGGGGCTGTATTCCACTGAAACTGACGGTGCAAGATGGTGAGTTGTGGCGAGGTCTTGAGGGTAAGGAAATATATCACCGTGAGGAGGTTAAGAAGCTATGCAATAATGTTGGGTTTGAGCAGAGGTGCATTGTGAGAAGGAAGGTGCATAGCCGAAAAGTCAGTTAGGTTTGTATTTTAACATAGCCATAAGCATCCTGGGATTTGGCAACACTGTCTAGGAACTCAGCTGTGATGGGAACCGGAGATGGGATGACAACTGAGACGATGACAGGATAGGATTccacttttctttgtcatttttccatttttttagtTTAGTCACCAACACAGTGAAAACCATGAGCAGTGTGGACATGCAAAAGCATACAGTACAGTGATGTTATGGGGTAACAGTCAAGAGTCAAGCATGCCTTCTTGTCAGAGCAGGCTCGAGAGAAACATTAACAGATCCATAGTCGCCCACCATGGcgactttattttttttcaaaacacatgaAATCTCACAGCTTTGGTAGTCTTATTTTCCCTAATAATACATGCCTCATGTTTTCAATCCCTATGTTTGTTTCCTCTAGTCTCTGGTAAGGCCCTACAGTAAAACTACCTGT encodes:
- the si:dkey-96n2.3 gene encoding uracil nucleotide/cysteinyl leukotriene receptor, translating into MNISEEEKQGFFGSDSHQENIIFSTFYILIFIIAVPGNALALWAFCHQKSTSPSKVFLRHLSVADMSYILILPLRIVYHLSDNHWPFGHVICQLAGFLFYLNMYCSLYIMSFISLDRFLAVVLPIRSQSVRKVMYAKVVVSILWVIVIVSMSPILFSKKNVSNNSTGICNNLYLEKTSPTALVSTVVAFIIPLITIMVSYILILLKVRTVRQQEERPVKDKAIKMIILILMNFLLAFVPYHVSRVIYIESHIRTHITAASCESVGRANRITSALTCVSGVLDPVMYFFLNSAYRNTLIQLFCKKREDNQ
- the LOC123983050 gene encoding sickle tail protein-like, yielding MPIPLSAKSRQSPGTTDKAAKQQKLQDAQRQFRQANGSAKRVGGDHKTTSPAIPISKIPAFYPSSTKGSCQSAQNSDATNPINPSSASSSSSSLTKSSILSSHTPRSGSLPSSHIPSLSNGSLKLPTPSQHTGKTLSFPSQNGRVHSSSSFSSSSSSSSSSSPSPLSPTPLGPGGKSIRTIHTPSFNSYRSHNGSSGKSCIPTATAAKDTT